Proteins from one Salaquimonas pukyongi genomic window:
- a CDS encoding BufA1 family periplasmic bufferin-type metallophore, with protein sequence MSKKATTAAMIAGAVSAAVAMGVAVQPAQAAKIKCYGVSEAGKNDCAAGPGTTCAGTSKVDYQGNAWAYVEAESCDDIVIKVDGEEDRMGSSDPLERDLPS encoded by the coding sequence ATGTCCAAGAAAGCCACCACCGCCGCAATGATTGCCGGTGCCGTTTCTGCAGCGGTCGCCATGGGCGTTGCCGTCCAGCCGGCCCAGGCTGCCAAAATCAAATGCTATGGCGTGTCCGAAGCTGGTAAAAACGACTGTGCCGCAGGCCCTGGCACTACCTGTGCCGGCACGTCCAAGGTCGACTATCAGGGCAATGCCTGGGCTTACGTCGAGGCCGAGTCCTGCGATGACATCGTTATCAAGGTCGATGGCGAAGAGGACCGCATGGGTTCATCCGATCCCCTTGAGCGCGATCTGCCGAGCTAA
- a CDS encoding MNIO family bufferin maturase: MSATILSANLPPSSFEPASLPPRSGVGLKTQHVDAILAANDGKGADVGFFEVHAENYMGAGGMPHDQLRRIRERYPVSIHGVGMSIGGAQPIDKDHLARFKAVVDRYEPGMVSEHLAWSTHDDVFYNDLLPLPYTDETLQTVVEHIDEVQSALGRRILIENPSTYVTFVESDWSEFEFMKEIARRSGCGLLFDVNNVFVSATNHGFSPQAYIDAYPTELVQEIHLAGHASDSDDDGNPLLIDAHDRPVCRDVWALYRQTLSRTGPLPSLVEWDNEVPEWEVLEAEAAATEQILGSNRIRPQVA; encoded by the coding sequence ATGAGCGCGACCATATTGTCGGCAAACCTGCCCCCTTCCTCGTTTGAACCCGCATCGCTGCCGCCGCGTTCCGGCGTCGGCCTGAAGACACAGCATGTCGATGCCATTCTTGCCGCCAATGATGGCAAGGGGGCCGACGTTGGATTTTTCGAGGTCCATGCGGAAAACTACATGGGCGCGGGCGGCATGCCCCATGACCAACTGCGCCGCATTCGCGAGCGCTATCCGGTAAGCATCCATGGTGTCGGCATGTCCATCGGCGGAGCCCAGCCGATCGACAAAGATCATCTCGCCCGCTTCAAAGCGGTAGTGGATCGCTATGAGCCCGGCATGGTGTCGGAGCATCTTGCCTGGTCGACCCATGATGATGTTTTTTACAACGACCTGCTTCCCTTGCCGTACACCGATGAAACCCTTCAAACGGTGGTGGAACATATCGACGAGGTGCAGAGCGCCCTTGGCCGCCGGATCCTGATCGAAAACCCTTCAACCTACGTCACCTTTGTTGAGTCGGACTGGAGCGAATTCGAGTTCATGAAGGAAATCGCCCGGCGCTCGGGCTGCGGCCTGCTGTTTGACGTCAACAACGTCTTTGTGTCCGCCACCAATCATGGCTTTTCCCCGCAAGCCTATATCGATGCCTACCCCACTGAACTGGTTCAGGAAATCCACCTTGCCGGTCATGCCAGCGACAGCGATGACGACGGCAATCCGCTGCTGATCGACGCACATGACCGCCCGGTCTGCCGCGATGTGTGGGCGCTCTACCGGCAGACACTGTCACGCACAGGCCCGCTGCCAAGCCTTGTGGAATGGGACAACGAGGTGCCCGAATGGGAAGTGCTGGAAGCAGAAGCTGCTGCCACCGAGCAGATCCTGGGGAGCAACCGAATCCGGCCCCAGGTTGCCTGA
- a CDS encoding DNA-binding domain-containing protein encodes MVSLIEAMKQAYPSLAAIMGEDNFSRVARHFISAHPPRSAMMQAYGTEFPEFLESYKPLAKSPFVAGVARAERAWLAAYHAVDWPVLAPQELAAASDPSELALSVHPAACLLYSDFPLFDLFNAREVWPCPGIDLGTAQSVLITRPFLHCMITRLDSTDLAFFGSLFDGTTLEAAITAAMEADETFAPAQAINLAISTGAFCSVKAPYRDSPTPNRQPEDDDNEAD; translated from the coding sequence GTGGTCAGCCTGATCGAGGCAATGAAGCAGGCTTATCCCTCGCTTGCTGCCATCATGGGCGAAGACAACTTCTCCAGGGTGGCCCGCCATTTCATTTCCGCCCATCCGCCCCGCTCGGCAATGATGCAGGCCTATGGCACAGAGTTCCCCGAATTTCTGGAAAGCTACAAACCACTGGCAAAGTCCCCCTTTGTTGCAGGCGTTGCCCGCGCAGAGCGCGCCTGGCTGGCCGCTTATCACGCCGTTGACTGGCCTGTGCTGGCGCCGCAGGAACTGGCCGCTGCAAGCGACCCTTCGGAGCTTGCCTTAAGCGTCCACCCGGCTGCATGCCTGTTGTACTCTGACTTCCCGCTGTTCGACCTTTTCAACGCCAGGGAAGTCTGGCCTTGCCCCGGTATCGATCTTGGCACAGCGCAAAGTGTCCTGATCACACGGCCCTTCCTGCATTGCATGATTACCCGCCTCGACAGCACGGACCTGGCATTTTTCGGGTCACTGTTCGACGGCACTACCCTTGAGGCCGCCATCACTGCGGCAATGGAAGCCGATGAAACTTTTGCACCGGCACAAGCCATCAATCTGGCCATCAGCACTGGTGCCTTTTGTTCCGTTAAAGCTCCGTACCGCGACAGCCCCACTCCAAACCGCCAGCCTGAGGATGATGACAATGAAGCTGATTGA
- a CDS encoding DoxX family protein has translation MKLIETLKQLHDTFFATLNRLTSGWLTGLLARLTFLAVLFFYYVNSVTTKLGAGFAGIFQIQDSAYFQILGEEGMLAYEFDTANIPWYVDLVVALGTYMEFLLPVAIVLGLFTRIAAIGMIIFIFVQSYVDIAVHKVDAGTVGALFDRHSDSLIMDQRALWVFLLAVLVLKGAGSLSVDRLLGRWWENRTS, from the coding sequence ATGAAGCTGATTGAGACCTTAAAGCAACTTCACGATACCTTCTTCGCAACGCTTAACAGGCTGACATCCGGCTGGCTAACCGGCCTTCTTGCCCGGCTCACCTTTCTGGCCGTGCTGTTTTTCTACTATGTTAACTCGGTCACAACGAAGCTGGGTGCGGGCTTTGCCGGCATTTTCCAGATACAGGACAGCGCCTATTTCCAGATTCTCGGCGAGGAAGGCATGCTGGCGTACGAATTCGATACCGCAAACATTCCCTGGTATGTCGATCTGGTAGTCGCGCTCGGCACCTATATGGAATTTCTTCTGCCGGTGGCGATCGTACTCGGCCTGTTTACCCGTATTGCCGCCATCGGCATGATCATCTTCATCTTCGTGCAAAGCTATGTGGACATCGCCGTGCACAAGGTCGATGCGGGAACCGTAGGCGCCTTGTTCGACCGTCATTCCGACTCGCTGATCATGGATCAGCGCGCGCTTTGGGTGTTTCTGCTGGCGGTGCTGGTTCTCAAAGGTGCCGGCAGTCTGTCTGTCGACCGGCTGCTTGGCAGATGGTGGGAAAACCGAACCAGCTGA
- a CDS encoding glutamate synthase subunit beta — protein MGKVTGFLEIDRQTPKYEPASDRVRHYREFSIPMSDEEVAKQAARCMDCGIPYCHGDTGCPVHNQIPDWNDLIYAGDWEEAARNLHSTNNFPEFTGRICPAPCEEACTLNLEDVPVAIKTVEQAVADKAIANGFLAPQPAAEKTGKQIAIIGSGPAGLAAAQQLGRAGHDVHVFERESRAGGLLRYGIPDFKMEKHHIDRRIGQMQGEGVTFHYGVNIGAGKPAKELMDEFDAVLIAAGAENPRDPGIPGSDLAGVHAAMPYLVQQNRRGGQEPLENPGWPSEEIWAGAKRVVVVGGGDTASDCIGTAFRQGATEVTQLDIRPEPPEKEDKLVVWPFWATKMRTSSSQAEGASREFAAATLEFVGKNGKLTGVKCARVNEKREPIENTEFIIKADLAFIAIGFAGPLEETFVAELKPEMDTDWRGGRSIHADETNYRTSVPGLYAAGDVRRGQSLVVWAIREGRQAARAIDLDLMGKTVLPE, from the coding sequence ATGGGCAAGGTAACGGGTTTTCTTGAGATCGACCGCCAGACGCCGAAATATGAGCCGGCGTCCGACCGGGTGCGTCACTACCGGGAATTCTCGATTCCCATGTCGGATGAGGAAGTGGCCAAACAGGCCGCGCGTTGCATGGATTGCGGCATTCCCTATTGTCACGGGGATACAGGCTGTCCGGTGCACAACCAGATTCCCGACTGGAACGACCTGATCTATGCCGGCGACTGGGAAGAGGCCGCGCGCAACCTGCATTCGACCAACAACTTTCCGGAGTTTACCGGACGCATCTGTCCGGCACCTTGCGAAGAGGCCTGTACGCTCAACCTCGAAGACGTTCCCGTCGCCATCAAGACGGTGGAACAGGCGGTTGCCGACAAGGCGATTGCAAACGGCTTTCTTGCTCCTCAGCCTGCGGCAGAAAAGACCGGAAAGCAGATTGCGATTATCGGTTCGGGCCCTGCGGGCCTTGCGGCAGCGCAACAGCTTGGACGGGCCGGCCACGACGTTCATGTCTTTGAACGCGAAAGCCGGGCGGGGGGCTTGCTGCGCTACGGGATTCCCGATTTCAAAATGGAAAAGCACCATATCGACCGGCGCATTGGGCAAATGCAGGGCGAGGGCGTGACCTTTCATTATGGCGTCAACATCGGTGCCGGAAAGCCTGCGAAGGAGCTGATGGACGAATTCGATGCCGTGCTGATTGCTGCGGGCGCAGAAAACCCGCGTGACCCCGGTATTCCGGGGTCCGATCTTGCCGGCGTTCATGCTGCAATGCCCTATCTGGTACAGCAGAACCGGCGCGGCGGGCAGGAGCCCCTGGAAAATCCGGGCTGGCCGTCGGAGGAAATCTGGGCGGGTGCGAAACGGGTTGTCGTTGTCGGCGGCGGGGATACGGCTTCCGACTGTATTGGAACCGCTTTTCGCCAGGGGGCGACGGAAGTCACCCAATTGGACATTCGCCCCGAACCGCCTGAAAAGGAGGACAAGCTTGTTGTCTGGCCTTTCTGGGCGACGAAGATGCGCACGTCCTCTTCACAGGCTGAAGGAGCAAGCCGCGAATTCGCCGCAGCGACGCTGGAATTCGTCGGCAAAAACGGCAAGCTTACCGGTGTCAAATGCGCCCGCGTCAACGAAAAGCGCGAACCGATCGAAAATACCGAGTTCATCATCAAGGCGGACCTTGCCTTCATCGCCATCGGTTTTGCGGGGCCGCTGGAAGAGACTTTTGTTGCCGAGCTCAAGCCGGAGATGGATACCGACTGGCGCGGGGGGCGTTCGATTCACGCAGATGAAACGAATTACCGCACATCGGTGCCTGGCCTTTACGCAGCTGGTGATGTCCGGCGTGGCCAGTCGCTGGTTGTTTGGGCCATCCGGGAAGGCCGGCAGGCAGCGCGCGCCATCGATCTCGACCTGATGGGCAAAACCGTTCTGCCCGAATAG
- the gltB gene encoding glutamate synthase large subunit — protein sequence MLKDVAPGLQRGVSTNVHAKDPAGVCLPASGRTAPAAQGLYHPSNERDACGVGFVADLTNKPSHKTVKDGLFMLENLTHRGAVGADPLMGDGAGILVQIPHRFFCREMEKQGITLPEPGHYAVGHFFLPRDETIREASIKILEECAQAEGLELIGTRDVPVDNSSLSKAPEIMASEPVHLQVFIARPGTIDDQNVFERRIFLLRKVISNRVHKETQGRDNGFYPVSMSSRTIVYKGMFLAYQVSKYYLDLQDEAFESAMALVHQRFSTNTFPSWKLAHPYRMVAHNGEINTLRGNNNWMAARQASVDSELFGNDIAKLWPISYEGQSDTACFDNALEFLFQGGYSLVHSMMMLIPEAWAGNRLMSDDRKAFYEYHAALMEPWDGPAAVAFSDGRQIGATLDRNGLRPARYIVTDDNRVIMASEAGVLPVAEENIVKKWRLQPGRMLLIDLEEGRIISDAEIKSRISAKHPYGDWLKNTQLILEDLNPVEPRALRGDVSLLDRQQAFGYTQEDTKLLMAPMATTGQEAIGSMGTDTPISAMSDKPKMLYTYFKQNFAQVTNPPIDPIREELVMSLVSFIGPRPNIFDLVGSSRRKRMEVRQPILTNADLEKIRSIGHTEDRFDTKTIDMTYAATEGAGGMEGALLRLCERAEAAVAGGYNIIILSDRQIGPDRISIPALLGTAAVHHHLIRKGLRTSVGLVVESGEPREVHHFCCLAGYGAEAINPYCAFETLADMHAKGLFPPEVDRHEVVERYIKAIDKGILKVMSKMGISTYQSYCGAQIFDAIGLSSEFVGRYFTGTASMIEGVGLPEVAEETVRRHRGAFSSDPVLANALEIGGEYAFRKRGERHAWTPDNVAALQHAVRGNSKDRYKDFADDVNNAARELSTIRGLFNVKLAKADGRKPVPIEEVEPAEDIVKRFSTGAMSFGSISREAHTALARAMNQIGGKSNTGEGGEEPDRFHPLPDGAPNPERSAIKQVASGRFGVTTEYLVNADMIQIKVAQGAKPGEGGQLPGHKVNATIAKTRHSTPGVGLISPPPHHDIYSIEDLAQLIYDLKNVNEKADISVKLVSEVGVGTVAAGVAKARADHITISGYDGGTGASPLTSLKHAGSPWEIGLAETHQTLVLNGLRSRVCLQVDGGLKTGRDVVIGALLGADEFGFSTAPLIAAGCIMMRKCHLNTCPVGVATQDPVLRKRFKGTPEHVINYFFYVAGEVRELLAAMGYRTLNEVIGESQLLEKQDMVDHWKAKGLDFSRVFFKPEAEKKAIYWTERQQHPIDDILDRRLIEQAAPALEKGEAVRIEMPITNVDRSAGTMLSGKVAEKYGHEGLPEDTIAVSLTGTAGQSFAAFLAHGVSFDLEGDANDYVGKGLSGGRLVVRPAKQSKIVPEESIIIGNTCLYGAITGEAYFCGVAGERFAVRNSGAIAVVEGVGDHGCEYMTGGIVVVIGQTGRNFAAGMSGGIAYVLDEAGDFAERCNMAMVELEPVPEEDDLLEKLHHHGGDLDHKGRVDVTSDMNHHDEERLYQLISNHMHYTGSERAKAILDNWDDYRPKFVKVMPVEYRRALKEMEEMRYGTAAE from the coding sequence ATGTTGAAGGACGTTGCACCGGGTTTACAGCGGGGCGTTTCAACGAACGTCCATGCAAAAGACCCTGCAGGCGTTTGCCTGCCTGCATCCGGTCGCACGGCTCCCGCGGCGCAGGGTCTGTATCATCCATCCAACGAGCGTGATGCCTGTGGTGTCGGTTTCGTTGCCGACCTTACCAACAAGCCGTCCCACAAGACCGTCAAGGACGGTCTGTTCATGCTGGAGAACCTGACCCACCGCGGGGCAGTCGGGGCCGACCCCCTGATGGGGGATGGCGCGGGAATTCTGGTTCAGATCCCGCACAGGTTCTTTTGCCGGGAAATGGAAAAGCAGGGCATCACCCTGCCCGAACCAGGACATTACGCAGTCGGGCATTTCTTCTTGCCCCGCGATGAGACCATTCGCGAAGCATCGATCAAGATTCTTGAAGAGTGTGCACAAGCCGAGGGGCTGGAGCTGATCGGCACCCGGGATGTGCCGGTCGACAATTCTTCGCTCTCCAAAGCGCCTGAAATCATGGCGAGCGAGCCGGTCCATCTGCAGGTGTTCATCGCCCGTCCGGGCACCATTGACGACCAGAACGTGTTCGAGCGCCGGATATTCCTGCTGCGCAAGGTGATCTCGAATCGGGTCCACAAGGAGACCCAGGGCCGCGACAACGGCTTTTATCCGGTTTCCATGTCGTCCCGTACCATTGTCTACAAGGGCATGTTCCTGGCTTACCAGGTCAGCAAATATTACCTCGACCTGCAGGATGAGGCATTTGAATCGGCCATGGCGCTGGTTCACCAGCGTTTTTCAACCAACACATTCCCGTCCTGGAAGCTGGCCCATCCCTATCGCATGGTCGCCCATAACGGCGAGATCAACACCTTGCGCGGCAACAACAACTGGATGGCGGCGCGGCAGGCATCGGTGGATTCCGAACTGTTCGGCAACGACATCGCCAAGCTGTGGCCGATTTCCTATGAGGGCCAGTCGGATACAGCCTGTTTCGACAACGCGCTCGAATTCCTGTTTCAGGGCGGATATTCGCTTGTTCACTCGATGATGATGCTCATCCCCGAGGCCTGGGCGGGCAACCGGCTGATGAGCGATGACCGCAAGGCATTTTACGAGTACCACGCCGCGTTGATGGAACCATGGGACGGCCCGGCAGCGGTTGCCTTCAGCGATGGCCGGCAGATCGGTGCCACGCTGGATCGCAACGGACTGAGACCCGCCCGCTACATCGTAACCGACGACAACCGCGTCATCATGGCATCGGAAGCCGGCGTTCTGCCCGTTGCTGAAGAGAACATTGTCAAGAAGTGGCGGCTGCAGCCCGGCCGCATGCTGTTGATCGACCTTGAAGAAGGACGCATCATCTCCGATGCCGAGATCAAGTCCCGCATCTCCGCCAAGCACCCCTATGGCGACTGGCTGAAGAACACCCAGCTCATCCTTGAGGACCTCAATCCGGTGGAGCCCCGGGCACTGCGGGGCGATGTCTCCCTGCTCGACCGCCAGCAGGCCTTTGGATACACCCAGGAAGACACGAAGCTGCTGATGGCGCCCATGGCGACCACCGGGCAGGAAGCCATCGGTTCCATGGGCACCGACACGCCGATCTCGGCAATGTCGGACAAGCCGAAAATGCTGTACACCTATTTCAAGCAGAACTTCGCCCAGGTGACGAACCCGCCGATCGACCCGATCCGCGAAGAACTGGTAATGAGCCTGGTGTCCTTTATCGGTCCGCGCCCGAACATCTTCGATCTGGTTGGTTCCTCACGCCGCAAACGCATGGAAGTGCGCCAGCCGATTCTGACGAATGCGGATCTGGAGAAAATCCGTTCGATCGGCCACACGGAAGACCGCTTCGATACCAAGACAATCGACATGACCTATGCGGCCACCGAAGGCGCCGGCGGCATGGAGGGTGCGCTGCTTCGCCTTTGCGAGCGTGCGGAGGCTGCGGTCGCCGGCGGTTACAACATCATCATTCTTTCCGACAGGCAGATCGGCCCGGACCGGATTTCCATTCCCGCGCTGCTGGGTACGGCTGCTGTCCATCACCACCTCATCCGCAAGGGATTGCGCACTTCTGTCGGGCTGGTTGTTGAATCAGGTGAACCACGCGAAGTGCATCATTTTTGCTGTCTTGCCGGATATGGCGCGGAGGCGATCAACCCCTATTGCGCCTTCGAAACTCTTGCAGACATGCACGCCAAGGGGCTGTTTCCGCCGGAGGTCGACCGCCATGAAGTCGTCGAGCGCTATATCAAGGCGATCGACAAGGGCATTTTGAAAGTGATGTCCAAAATGGGCATCTCCACCTATCAGTCCTATTGCGGGGCACAGATTTTTGACGCCATCGGCCTGTCGAGCGAGTTTGTCGGCCGCTATTTCACAGGAACGGCTTCAATGATCGAAGGAGTTGGCCTGCCGGAGGTTGCCGAGGAGACAGTGCGCCGTCACCGGGGAGCCTTTTCCAGTGACCCGGTTTTGGCCAATGCGCTCGAAATTGGCGGGGAATATGCGTTCCGCAAACGTGGCGAGCGCCACGCCTGGACGCCCGACAACGTGGCAGCCCTGCAGCATGCCGTGCGTGGCAATTCCAAGGACAGATACAAGGATTTTGCCGATGACGTGAACAACGCTGCCAGGGAGCTTTCAACGATCCGCGGCCTGTTCAACGTCAAGCTGGCTAAAGCCGATGGCCGCAAGCCGGTCCCGATTGAGGAAGTGGAACCGGCAGAAGACATCGTCAAACGGTTCTCGACCGGGGCCATGAGCTTCGGCTCGATTTCCCGAGAGGCACATACGGCGCTGGCACGGGCGATGAACCAGATTGGCGGCAAGTCGAATACGGGGGAAGGCGGCGAAGAACCAGACCGTTTCCACCCGCTGCCCGACGGTGCGCCCAATCCGGAGCGCTCGGCCATCAAGCAGGTTGCTTCCGGCCGTTTCGGCGTGACGACGGAATATCTGGTCAATGCCGACATGATCCAGATCAAGGTGGCACAGGGGGCCAAGCCCGGCGAGGGCGGCCAGTTGCCCGGCCACAAGGTGAATGCCACGATTGCCAAGACGCGCCATTCTACGCCGGGGGTTGGGCTGATTTCACCACCGCCCCATCATGATATTTATTCCATCGAGGACCTGGCGCAGCTCATCTACGATCTGAAGAATGTGAATGAAAAAGCCGACATTTCGGTAAAGCTCGTTTCCGAGGTGGGCGTGGGCACGGTTGCCGCGGGCGTTGCAAAAGCCCGTGCCGATCACATCACCATTTCCGGCTATGACGGGGGTACCGGTGCTTCTCCGCTGACGTCACTGAAACATGCCGGCAGCCCATGGGAAATCGGGCTTGCTGAAACCCATCAAACCCTGGTGCTCAACGGGTTGCGCAGCCGGGTTTGCCTGCAGGTCGATGGCGGCCTGAAGACAGGGCGCGATGTTGTCATCGGTGCCTTGCTGGGAGCAGATGAGTTCGGCTTTTCCACCGCGCCGCTGATCGCTGCAGGCTGTATCATGATGCGCAAATGCCATCTCAATACCTGCCCGGTTGGCGTTGCAACCCAGGATCCTGTGTTGCGCAAGCGCTTCAAGGGCACGCCCGAACACGTTATCAACTACTTCTTCTATGTGGCCGGGGAAGTGCGCGAACTGCTGGCCGCCATGGGCTACCGCACGCTGAACGAGGTGATCGGCGAAAGCCAGCTTCTTGAAAAACAGGACATGGTCGATCACTGGAAAGCCAAGGGGCTCGATTTTTCCAGGGTTTTCTTCAAACCGGAAGCTGAAAAGAAAGCCATCTACTGGACCGAGCGCCAACAGCATCCCATTGACGATATTCTCGACCGCAGGCTGATCGAGCAGGCCGCACCGGCGCTTGAAAAGGGAGAGGCTGTTCGCATCGAAATGCCGATTACCAATGTGGACCGCTCCGCAGGCACCATGCTTTCGGGCAAGGTGGCCGAGAAATACGGCCATGAAGGCCTGCCGGAAGATACCATCGCCGTTTCCCTGACCGGCACAGCCGGGCAGAGCTTTGCGGCGTTTCTGGCGCATGGTGTTTCCTTCGATCTGGAAGGGGATGCCAACGACTATGTGGGCAAGGGCCTTTCCGGCGGGCGGCTGGTGGTGCGGCCGGCAAAGCAGTCGAAGATCGTGCCGGAAGAATCCATCATCATCGGCAATACCTGTCTTTACGGTGCGATTACCGGAGAAGCCTATTTCTGCGGTGTGGCCGGTGAACGTTTTGCAGTGCGCAATTCCGGCGCCATTGCCGTTGTCGAGGGTGTTGGCGATCATGGCTGTGAATACATGACCGGCGGCATTGTGGTCGTCATCGGCCAGACGGGACGGAATTTTGCGGCCGGCATGTCGGGCGGCATCGCCTATGTGCTCGATGAAGCGGGCGATTTTGCCGAACGCTGCAACATGGCAATGGTGGAACTGGAGCCGGTGCCCGAGGAAGACGATCTTCTTGAGAAGCTGCACCACCATGGCGGCGATCTCGACCACAAGGGCAGGGTCGATGTTACCTCGGACATGAACCATCATGACGAGGAACGGCTTTATCAGCTCATCTCCAATCACATGCACTATACCGGCTCGGAACGGGCGAAAGCGATCCTCGACAACTGGGACGACTACCGGCCGAAATTCGTCAAGGTAATGCCGGTCGAATACCGCCGGGCGCTGAAGGAGATGGAAGAAATGCGCTACGGCACGGCGGCGGAGTAG
- a CDS encoding threonine aldolase family protein yields the protein MFFASDNWAGADSRINQAIADHGSGFKSGYNNGELDRQVEAQLSRIFERDVTVFFVATGTAANSIAIASVSKAGGVTFCHEDSHLISDECGGPEFFSASRLCAVSGELGKMNPDVLKTAIGRYPADFVHHGRPSAVSITQATETGTVYSVEEIRQISAIAREHALPLHMDGARFANALVSLKTTPAEMTWKAGVDLLSFGGTKNGCWCAEALICFDSRLAGELAFHHKRAGQLFSKSRFIAAQFTGYLAGDHWLDMARHANAMTGRLAGHIKKSPNARLAFAPQANESFVVLKKAQAEELRNKGAVFFEWRLPLSHQDMLQDDTEDLYRLVTSFATSPEEVDAFGEVLNG from the coding sequence GTGTTTTTTGCCAGTGACAACTGGGCCGGAGCCGACAGCAGGATCAACCAGGCAATCGCAGACCACGGCAGTGGTTTCAAAAGCGGCTACAACAATGGCGAACTCGACCGCCAGGTTGAAGCACAACTGTCACGGATTTTCGAACGCGACGTTACGGTGTTCTTCGTTGCTACCGGCACGGCAGCCAATTCCATCGCCATCGCCAGTGTTTCAAAAGCAGGCGGTGTTACGTTCTGCCATGAGGATTCCCACCTCATCTCCGATGAATGCGGCGGGCCGGAGTTCTTTTCCGCCAGCCGCCTGTGCGCGGTATCAGGCGAGTTGGGGAAAATGAACCCTGATGTGTTGAAAACAGCCATCGGCCGGTACCCGGCTGATTTCGTTCACCACGGCAGGCCCAGTGCCGTCTCCATTACCCAGGCTACGGAAACCGGCACCGTCTACAGCGTCGAGGAAATCCGGCAGATCAGCGCAATAGCCAGAGAGCATGCACTGCCACTCCACATGGATGGTGCTCGTTTTGCCAATGCGCTGGTCAGCCTTAAAACCACACCGGCGGAAATGACATGGAAGGCGGGTGTCGACCTGTTGTCCTTTGGCGGCACCAAGAACGGCTGTTGGTGTGCGGAAGCGCTGATCTGCTTTGATTCCAGGCTTGCCGGAGAACTCGCATTCCACCACAAGCGGGCAGGCCAGCTTTTCTCAAAGAGTCGGTTTATTGCCGCACAATTCACTGGATATCTTGCAGGCGATCATTGGCTCGACATGGCGCGGCACGCCAATGCAATGACCGGGCGGCTCGCCGGGCACATAAAAAAAAGCCCCAATGCACGGCTGGCCTTCGCGCCCCAAGCCAATGAATCCTTCGTGGTTCTGAAAAAGGCGCAGGCAGAAGAACTGCGCAACAAGGGGGCGGTCTTCTTCGAATGGCGGCTCCCGCTCTCCCATCAGGACATGTTGCAGGATGACACGGAAGACCTTTACCGGCTGGTTACTTCCTTTGCCACCAGCCCGGAGGAGGTGGATGCATTCGGGGAAGTCCTGAACGGTTGA
- a CDS encoding alpha/beta fold hydrolase, which produces MELASPPYNPLPPDPVCGFAVTEDGFRLRYAHWRTTAPPCKGTVLLLHGRAEYIEKLYETTGDLRKLGYDVLTFDWRGQGGSDRLLEDRRKGYVEHFGQYVIDLETIVTEVALPDCRGPFHVLAHSTGSLVALLAAPHMGNRLRRMVLLAPLLGFGSIPIAKRTLKWLCGTLHVTGLGTLYLAGGPRPDENRAFKGNRLTSDLKRFQRNAKLAGEFSDLTIGGPTATWLFAAGRAMERVSSTEFHSQVTIPTLVICAGNDEVVDNRAAELLCRRLRSGSCLTISGARHEMLQERDAVREQVLAAFTAFAPGGRELDESRATPRSRDTGAAVPDKSVS; this is translated from the coding sequence ATGGAGCTTGCCAGCCCGCCCTACAACCCTCTTCCGCCCGACCCGGTCTGCGGTTTTGCCGTGACCGAGGACGGCTTCAGGCTGCGCTACGCGCATTGGCGGACGACGGCGCCCCCCTGCAAGGGAACGGTGCTCTTGCTGCATGGCCGGGCTGAATACATCGAAAAACTCTACGAGACGACAGGGGATTTGCGGAAGCTTGGCTATGATGTTCTGACTTTCGACTGGCGGGGACAGGGAGGATCGGACCGGCTGCTCGAAGATCGAAGAAAGGGCTATGTCGAACATTTCGGCCAATACGTCATCGATCTTGAGACCATTGTGACCGAGGTAGCATTGCCCGACTGCCGTGGGCCGTTTCATGTTTTGGCCCATTCCACCGGTTCTCTGGTGGCACTGCTTGCAGCCCCGCATATGGGCAACCGGTTGCGCCGAATGGTGCTGTTGGCGCCACTGCTGGGCTTCGGGTCAATCCCGATTGCCAAGCGGACGCTGAAATGGCTTTGCGGGACCTTGCATGTTACCGGGCTGGGCACCCTTTACTTGGCCGGTGGGCCAAGGCCGGACGAAAACCGCGCCTTCAAGGGCAACCGGTTGACGTCTGATCTGAAGCGGTTTCAGCGCAATGCCAAGCTTGCCGGGGAGTTCAGCGACCTGACAATCGGTGGGCCGACGGCAACCTGGCTGTTTGCAGCGGGACGGGCCATGGAACGTGTTTCGTCAACGGAGTTTCACAGCCAGGTGACCATTCCCACCCTTGTGATCTGTGCCGGCAATGACGAGGTTGTGGACAACCGTGCTGCGGAGTTGCTCTGCAGGCGATTGCGTTCGGGCTCCTGCCTTACGATATCGGGTGCCCGGCATGAAATGCTGCAGGAACGCGATGCGGTGCGCGAACAGGTTCTGGCAGCGTTCACAGCCTTCGCCCCCGGCGGCCGGGAGCTTGATGAATCCCGCGCAACACCAAGATCCAGGGACACGGGCGCAGCCGTGCCTGACAAGTCGGTTTCCTGA